One genomic segment of Arachis duranensis cultivar V14167 chromosome 4, aradu.V14167.gnm2.J7QH, whole genome shotgun sequence includes these proteins:
- the LOC107484347 gene encoding uncharacterized protein LOC107484347, translating to MMKHQEITNKNHEASLKSLERQIGQLSKQISVERPSSSLPNDTIPNPKEECKAIQLRSGRTLMSNNDTTKKQTESIKEPTEDEKQTKANEAKEQVVMPNKSTEKLKEKDNQPHSSRELTQGQQQIGKSIVPPLPYPQRFNKEVKDQHFHKFLETFKKLEINIPLAKALEQMPLALIQKGLPPKLEDPGSFLLPCTIGKLTITKAMCDLGASINLIPSSLVKKLHIEEVKPVQMSLELVDKSMVYPRGVIENLLVKVDSFIYPADFVVLNSNEDDGDSVILGRPFLATARAIIDVEEGELTLRMHDQSVTLKVLPEAQFSKEKKTI from the exons ATGATGAAACACCAGGAAATAACAAACAAAAACCATGAAGCATCACTAAAAagcctagagaggcagattgggcaaCTCTCCAAGCAAATTTCTGTTGAGAGACCTTCAAGCTCACTGCCCAATGACACAATCCCAAATCCCAaggaggaatgcaaggcaatacaattaaggagtgggagaaCGTTGATGAGCAACAATGACACTACAAAGAAGCAAACAGAGAGCATCAAAGAACCAACAGAGGATGAGAAGCAAACAAAAGCAAATGAAGCTAAGGAGCAAGTTGTGATGCCAAACAAAAGCACTGAGAAACTTAAAGAGAAGGACAACCAGCCACATAGCTCAAGGGAACTGACTCAGGGACAGCAGCAAATAGGAAAGAGCATCGTACCTCCactgccatatcctcagaggtTCAACAAAGAGGTTAAGGACCAGCATTTCCACAAGTTCCTTGAGAccttcaagaagctggaaatcaataTTCCCTTGGCtaaagcacttgagcaaatgcctct GGCCTTGATTCAAAAAGGGCTTCCTCCTAAGCTTGAGGACCCAGGGAGCTTCTTGTTGCCTTGCACCATTGGGAAATTGACCATCACTAAAGCAATGTGCGATCTTGGAGCGAGTATTAATTTGATACCATCCTCCCTGGTGAAAAAGCTGCATATAGAGGAAGTCAAACCAGTACAAATGTCTCTGGAGCTGGTAGATAAGTCAATGGTATACCCCAGGGGTGTAATTGAAAATCTTTTGGTCAAGGTGGACAGTTTTATATACCCTGCTGATTTTGTGGTTCTGAATTCAAACGAGGATGATGGTGACTCTGTTATactgggaaggccattcttggccactgctagagctaTCATAGACGTAGAGGAAGGGGAATTAACTCTCAGGATGCATGATCAGAGTGTCACTCTGAAGGTATTACCAGAGGCACAATTTAGCAAGGAGAAAAAGACTATATGA